From a single Brassica oleracea var. oleracea cultivar TO1000 chromosome C5, BOL, whole genome shotgun sequence genomic region:
- the LOC106292817 gene encoding ETO1-like protein 2, with protein MLKARVYTDVNVIRPKEYWDYESLNVEWGALNNLGSIYIDCSMLDQAETAYKNALEIKHIRAHQGLARVYFLKNQRKEACEEMTKLIEKAFSKAAAYEKRSEYCEREKAKEDLDMATTLDPLRTYPYRY; from the exons ATGTTGAAAGCTCGTGTCTACACCGACGTGAACGTGATCCGTCCCAAAGAGTATTGGGATTACGAGTCTCTCAATGTTGAGTGGGG AGCTCTGAACAATCTTGGGAGCATCTACATCGATTGTTCGATGCTAGATCAAGCTGAAACTGCATACAAGAACGCTCTAGAGATCAAACACATTCGTGCTCATCAAGGCCTAGCAAGAGTTTACTTCCTGAAGAATCAACGTAAAGAAGCGTGCGAGGAGATGACAAAGCTGATTGAGAAGGCGTTTAGCAAAGCAGCAGCCTATGAGAAACGGTCTGAGTACTGCGAACGTGAAAAAGCCAAAGAGGATCTCGACATGGCCACAACACTTGACCCTCTTCGAACCTATCCTTACAGATACTGA